The Mycolicibacterium fluoranthenivorans genomic interval GGGCTGCGGAATGCCGTTGATCGTCGAGGTGTGCGTGTCCAGCTCCGCACGCAGGGCGTCGACCACCGCGGTGGCCTCCTGCACTGCGTGCCCCGCCTGGGCGGTCAGCTCGTCTGCGACCCCGGGAGCGTCGAGGTGCGGCTCCAGTGCGGACGCACGAGCCTCGAACTCGGCGATGATGTCCCGCAGCCGGGCGCGGGCCCGCGCGATGGCGTCGGCGACCATGCCGATGCCATCGGACAGCGCGCCGACCCGGTCGGCCAGGGAGCGCACGGTGCCGGCGGCCTCCGTGGTGTAGCGCGCCGCCGCCGTGCCGCCGTCGCCCGCCCAGAGGCCACCGTCCCACACCCGCGTGGTGGCGCCGGCCAAGGCGATCAACTGATCGCGCATCTCGGCGAGCATCGTCGACGGATGCGCCGCCGCGGACCAGCCCGGGCCGACCTGTGCCGCCAGCTCGTGCAGCGGCGCGGCCAGCGCGGTGACCAGTGCACTCGGCATCGTCAACCGCCGAAAGAGGACAGCGATTGCCCGACATGATGTTCGGAGTCGCGATAGGCCATCGCGGCGTGACCGGCCGTGGCGCCGGCGACCGCGAGATGATCGCCGAGTTGAGCGACCGCGCGCGTGGTATCGGCCACCGCTTCACGCAGCGCGGTGACCAGAGCGTCGGCGATGGGTCCGAACAAGGCGGGCGCCGTGTCGGCCACGGCAGGAAGCGCGGCGGCCAGCCCGGTGAGTTCGACGGCAGTGCCGGCCAGCGTCCTGCCGGCATGTGCGATCGCTGCGGTGTCGGCGTGCATGTGGGTTATGACGCAGGCCGGCGCGGTTCGGTTCCACTAATGTTCGCCGCATGGATGTCCGCATCGTTGACCACCCCTTGGCCGCCAGCCGGTTGACCACGCTGCGCGACGAGCGCACCGAGAATGCCGGCTTCCGGTCCGCATTGCGGGATCTCACCTTGATGCTGGTCTACGAGGCGACCAGGGATGCGAGCGCCGAACAGATCCGGGTCCGTACTCCGATGGCCGAAACCACCGGGTCCCGCCTGGCCAACCCGCCGCTGCTGGTGCCGGTGCTGCGGGCCGGGCTGGGCATGGTGGATCAGGCGCACGCACTGATCCCGGAGGCCCAGGTCGGCTTCGTCGGGGTGGCGCGGGACGAAGAGACGCATCAGCCCACGCCCTACTTGGCGTCGCTGCCCGAGGATCTGAGCACCCGTTCGGTGTTCGTCCTCGACCCGATGCTGGCCACCGGTGGCTCGATGGTGCACACGCTGGCCCTGCTACAGGATCGCGGTGCCACCGACATCACCGCGATCTGTGTGGTGTGCGCCCCCGAAGGAATCGCCGCTCTGGAAAAGGCCACCCCGGGTATCCGGTTGGTGACCGCCGCCATCGACGACGGACTCAACGAGATCGCCTATATCGTGCCCGGGCTCGGCGACGCCGGTGATCGGCAGTTCGGGCCGCGCTGACCCGTGCGGGTCACCACTGCCGCGCAGCGCTGACCAGTTCGCCGACCAGGGTCCGAGCGTCACTTCTCGACGCGCTCACGTCGTCGGTCGGGGCGCGGTGAACCTCGATGTAGGACTTGAGTTTCGGCTCGGTACCCGACGGACGCACCACCACCCGGATATCCGCTCCGGTCAACACCAGGGCGTCGGTGCGCTGCTGGCCCCGACGGTCCGACAGGTCCTCGACGGTCACCGGGATGCCGGCAAGGGTGGCAGGCGGATTCGCCCGTAGGGCGGCCATCGCCGCACCCGAGTCGTCGACACGGCGGGTCACCGCTGTCGTCATGTGCACACCGTGCCGACGGGCCAGATCGTCGAGGGCGTCGCGCACCGTGCGCCCCTGCGCACGCAGCGCGGCGACCAGATCGCACACCAGCACCGCCGCGCTGATACCGTCCTTGTCCCGCACCGCCTCCGGGTCGACACAATGCCCGATGGCCTCCTCGTACGCGTATATCAGTGCCGCGCCGGGTGCCGAAGCGCGGGCGAGCCATTTGAAACCGGTGAGCGTCTCGGCGTGCCGGGCCCCGCGGGACGCCGCGATGGCCGCCAGCATGCGTGAGGACACCACGGTGCTGGCGACCAGGGCGCGTGCGGGGTGGGCCTGCTCGGACAAGAGGTAATCGCCCAGTAGCCAACCGGTTTCGTCGCCGGTGAGCATGCGCCAGCCGCCTTCATCTGGTATGCCGACCGCGCACCGGTCGGCGTCGGGGTCCAGGGCGATGGCCACCTCGGCGCCGATATCGGCGGCCAGGGTCAACAGCAGGTCGGTGGCGCCCGGTTCCTCCGGGTTGGGAAACGCCACGGTGGGGAAGTCGGGATCGGGAGCGAACTGCGCTTCGACCACGTGTACGTCGTCGAACCCGGCCAAAGCCAAGGCATCCAGGGCGAATTCACCGCCCACGCCGTGCATGGGCGTCAGCGCCACCCGCACCGTGCCCGATGCGCGCCGCACTGACGCGGCCCGTTCCAGGTACGCGCGGAACAGATCCCGGCCGGACGGCTCGACCGGCAGGCGAGGGATCTCGGCGGCGTCCGGGGCGCGGGCGATCGCCGCCTCGATCTCCCGGTCGGTCGGCGAGATGATCTGCAGGCCGCCGTCGAGGTACACCTTGTAGCCGTTGTCGCCGGCTGGATTGTGCGATGCGGTGATCTGCACCCCGGCCGCGGCACCCAGGTGCCGCACGGCGAACGCCACCACCGGGGTGGGGGCGGGCACCGTCAGGGCGACCACCGTGAACCCCTGGGCGGCAAGCACTTCTGCTGTTGCCGTGGCGAATTCGGCGGAGTGGTGCCGGGCGTCGCGGCCGACCACCACGGTGGATCCGCCCAGGCTGGGGGTACCTCCCGCTTGCGGGGGACGGTCCTTGAGGACCTGCGCCAGCGCCCACGTCGCGCGGGTGACGGTGCCGACATTCATCGCATCGGCGCCGTCGCGCATCGGACCGCGCAGGCCGGCCGTGCCGAACGCCAGTGTCTTTTCGGTCGGGCGCTTCTCCGTCATGCGCTGATTGTGCCCGTCGCGCGAGCGTCGGCGTCGGCGAGCTTGCGCAGTACCGGGGCCACCAGCATCAGCAGATCGAACTCGAGCTCGCTGAGGGTGTCGCGCATGGTGGCCTGCAGCCAGGCGTCGCGTTCGGCTCGGTCGGCGTCCAGCAGCGCCGAGCCGGCCGGCGTGAGCTCGATCAGCTGACGCCGTCGGTCGTGGTCGTCGGCACGGCGGGACGCCAGTCCGCGGCTCACCAGGTCGTTGATGCCGTCGGTCAGCGATTGCACCCGCACGTGCAGCCGGGCGCCCAATTCGGCGGGAGTGGTGGAACCGGCGCGGCTGACCTCGCCGAGCAGTTCCAGCTGGCCGCGGGTGAGGCCGTGATCGGGCCGGTGTCGGCGCATCTGCCGGGTCACCGCCATCATCGATTCCCGCAGCTCGGTCGCGGCGGACGTGTCATTCGAACCCATATGGCAAGTTTAACCTTGGTATTTGAACACTGTCACTCAAGTTGAATGTCAGGAAAGACAAGTTCATACTTGATATAGAGATGAAGAGATTCGGTAGGTGGGTGTTGTTGCTGGCGGCCAGCGTGGCCGTCACGGTCCCGCTCACCCTGGCCGGAGTGCCGTCGGCGGCCCTGTTCGCGGCACTGGTGGTCGGCATCGCCCTGGCCCTGTGTTCGTTCGCGCCGGCAGGCGTACCCCGCCGCGCCGGCATGGCGGCCCAAGGTGTGCTCGGCGTCTACATCGGCACCATGGTGTCCGAGGATGCCGTCGGCACGCTCGGGCCGCACTGGTTGCCGGTGCTGGGTGTCGCGCTGGTCACGCTGATGCTCTCGGTGCTCGCCGGTGCCCTGCTCGGTGTGCACCGTGACGTCACCCCGCTGACCGGATCGCTGGCGTTGGTCGCCGGCGGCGCATCCGGTCTGGTGGCCATCGCCCGCGAACTCGGCGGTGACGATCGGGTGGTGTCGGT includes:
- the upp gene encoding uracil phosphoribosyltransferase encodes the protein MDVRIVDHPLAASRLTTLRDERTENAGFRSALRDLTLMLVYEATRDASAEQIRVRTPMAETTGSRLANPPLLVPVLRAGLGMVDQAHALIPEAQVGFVGVARDEETHQPTPYLASLPEDLSTRSVFVLDPMLATGGSMVHTLALLQDRGATDITAICVVCAPEGIAALEKATPGIRLVTAAIDDGLNEIAYIVPGLGDAGDRQFGPR
- a CDS encoding MarR family winged helix-turn-helix transcriptional regulator, producing MGSNDTSAATELRESMMAVTRQMRRHRPDHGLTRGQLELLGEVSRAGSTTPAELGARLHVRVQSLTDGINDLVSRGLASRRADDHDRRRQLIELTPAGSALLDADRAERDAWLQATMRDTLSELEFDLLMLVAPVLRKLADADARATGTISA